The sequence ATAATGAAATGTTTTCTGGtatttaaatgttaaatttgaaCCGTACACCAAATTCTCTTTGTCATCACGGGTTAACTCCATTATTCCTTTACAATTCATAGGCTCAACATATTAAAATTCCTAGCCCAACACATGTCTCCTGAGAAAGTAACTGTCACAGTTCGTTTGGTACGGTCCTTCGAACATCGCAATTTCAAATCTGTGGTCTACCATGATGTTAATGTAAATCAGACTGTACAGGAATTTCTTAACGTTCTTCAGAATGGTGAGATAATTGGCAAGAGATATTAATACCTATTTGTTCTTTATATTCAACCTGTtaagttattttctttaataaaagacagaaaatgcttgaccagatttggcagcatctgtggagagaaaaacaaagttactaTTAAGGTCCTGGCCTTTTGTCAGAATTGGGGAATTTTAGTAATACATTAGGTGGGATAAAGAGCAAAAGTCTGGTATGATAGAGAGTAGAAGAGATTAAATGATAAAATGAATGATACTATTGACACAGTATTGATTGGGTAACTGATGTACTACTATATTCTATCTTAAGTTAAAACCTTGTCTGTTCAGAAACAGATATTAAAAAATTGCCAGTTATCTTGTAGAATAGAAGAATTCTCTCTGTAGTTATTTCTCAATCAGTATCGCAAAAAACAAATTATGTAATTAAAATTAAAGTTGCTATTGTCCTGACGAACCTACCTTATTACATTTGTGAGACCTATTGGTGCACAAATTGGCAGTTGCCTCTCCTTACATTGCAGCAGTGATTGTACTTCAAAGCACAAAAATGAGTGTGAATTACTTCCCAGGTTGTGAAATGTACTATAGCAGAGAGTTTGGCTTTCGTTTAATATATACAAATAATAAGGTTATTTAGATGTAGGAAAATATTATTCAAACTTGGTAACACCAAACTTATAGGAGTGACAAATAGCAAGGATACCAATCAGCTGCAAGGTAATGTAGGCTAGAATGGACAGACAAATAACTGATAGAATTTAGTACAgggaagtgtgaggtaatgtGGTCTGGCAGGGAGAGACAATATATACTTCATTGATGCAGAATGTCCTGGGGTTTCATTTGCTTAAAATATTTGAAGGTGCAGGACGAATTCAGAGTAGAGTTAGCAAAGAGATTTTGGACTTCAAAAATATAGATACTGATTACAAAAATAGGGAAGTTATAATAAAACTTCATAACACTAGTTAAGGTCATaagtattgtgcccagttctgattATGACAATTTAGGAAGGATCTAAAGTCCTTGAGAGAGGGCAGAGGAGATCTACAAAATTGTTCTCAACATGAGATATTTTAGCCACGGGAACATTATGTAAAGCTGGTATTTATTTTTGGAACAAGGTGGTTTGGGTAAGATTTTAGAGAGTTTTATTACAGTATGACAACTTTAGATGGGGTAAAGTTGTTTGCATTTGCTGATGCATTAGCATTGGTGCAAGTACAACAGGATACGCATTTAAGTTGTtgggtttgtgatgcagaatggaTGTGAGGAAGAATGTTTTATGCAATGAGTGTCAATGAACTGGATCTTACAGCCTAAGAAGATGGTGGAAGTGGAAAGGATCTTGACAGAAATAAATTTTCTGGTGTATAGGGTAGGAATGACTGGATTGCTGTATGAGATAacatgggctgaatgtcctcctgtgtTTTGAGTATGATTTCTTACTTGATGACTCTTCTCTATTCAATTACCTTTCTATTTCCTTTGTGCTAATTATAATTAGCCATGTTCCCATTCAGGTGAAGTTATGATATTTTTATCATCTTTGAGTAACTGTTGTAGCATAACCAaacatggtgatttttttttttggtaatCTGCATCAATGTTATTTAGAAATGTTTGTCTTTGCTTTCCACAGATTTATCTTCAAAACCTGGTCTTCCACCACCTTTTAAGAAATACACCTATGGTAAGTTGCATTTGAATTGAAATAGCTTAATTTAGCTGCCATTTTAATCATGAGAAAACTGAATTGAACAAAGTTTCATTTATGTAAGGATTTCACTAATAATAATGGTCTGGATTTTCTGGTGGCCAGATAATCATTTCGGCCACAGGTTGGGGATTGTACATCAGTAACCTGCGGAATCCCTATTGTTGCAACAAACCCTTTGAAATATCTATTAAACTCTGAGGTTCCACAGCAGGAAAGTTATGTCttacccaggaaatgttagacaaTTTAAAGCCTAATCTATCTCCTAGGTAAATTGCCACATGCCCAAGTACATCTCTCCCAAACCCATCCCCAATACCGAACACAGATTATCCACCTTCCTGGATGCATCTTACATCATGTCTACTTTGCATTCTTAGTCTTTCACAAGGCTATTGTCTGTGCTGTTAGACATTTAAATCTCACAATACTGCAACTAATGCTGTGAAGAAAAGTCGTGGTTAACTTCCCTTTACTGTCCTGCACTGTGAGAGACTTCTTAGATTTAAGATACGCTAAGCATTTTTGAAGAAACCATGATCGAAATACAGAGCTCTGCTCAGGAGGAGCTAAAAAGGCTGCAAAGCAACAGTACTTTTCGTGCTTCAGTTTTCTGAACACTCTTGTTTGAAGGAAAGTATGAGTAATTATGATTCAGCCAAGTAATTCAGTTATTACTATATGATCCAGTCTGATATTCCCTAGCTGTTTGTAGTGCCAGCTTGATTCTTCCCAAGCTTTAGAGGGATAAACCAGATTATTTTTGTGTTGACAAAAGGATCAGACCCATAAATCTAACTACAGATTCACTGGGTGATGAAAACCAGAATAGAGAACGAAAAATATACAGTGTTGAACACTGGTTGAGAAAGCAGACGCAGAATCATCCAGCTATaattttttgtttctgaacagGGTAACTTTTACTAATTTAAATCTCTCCGCAGATACATTAAAGATTATTCACCAAGCACACGGAGCAAAGGTATATTCAAATACTGAagtccttttgttttgttttgtttttgttttttaaacagCTGAAGgttgttcttctataatgcgatggttgcattcttttGTAACCTTGGATTATGGAAcaatcgcgctttagaaacagcgcttaaagtgctAGCGATGTAATCGCTTTACAgccaatacacattttaaaagtccacactttagaaacagtgtctgcaatttgtcaatcatgttactgCGAATTAGCATTAACGAAACAtgggttatagcagaacaacctgtagttGTAGCTCATGATGCACTATCAAAAAAAATTAGTGCACTTGATTGCACATAATACAAAATCAACATTTCCTTGCATGTTAGAATCTTACAGAAACAAAAGCACTATATAGTTATTACATATCATTTAAATGAATATACATATATATTATTTGTTTATATATTGTATTTCCTGTTTATACATGCAGCTAACAACTTTGTAAACTAATTCTAATTCAGTTTTAAACAtgttaagattttaaaatgatacaTTCTTGGACGCATTGGTTATTTCATACAAAAAAAGAAATCAAGGCTTTATCAGTATCTACTATGCGTCCCTGGATCTCTTTGTTCCTCTATGCCATCTAGACTATTATCCAAGTAGTAGTTTCTCTCTTTCGTTTTTGTagcaaaatgtatcactttatACTTCATGAAAATTAATTTGCCATTTACACACCATTCTGTTTGTTGACAATGTATAACATCATTTCCTAAGCTGCCTTTGGGTAGGCAAATTACCTGCTGTAAATGCACAACAGTATTTTAATTCTAGAAGTGTTTTTGCCTTGGCttattctgccatttctttcatcAGAGATTTAGTCTTTTGATCCTAATTTTTGGAATGTAGTTTCAGCCTTCTATATTCTTTCAGCACTCTATATTTCTTAACATTTTTGCTTGAAGAGATTTTCACTTCTGAAAGTGCAAAGCTCCAACAAATGTTCAAGAATAATAACCTGATGcttaaatgaaaattaaattttaataatCTATAATTATGTCCAATATCAGTTCTAAAAGTAATCCAATAGCCGTGATAAGTATTTGCGTATTTGTCTTGACGTTAGTTCAGTTCTTAACCTTGTTCTGACATATTTGTAAGAAACGTAGTCCTGCATTCTAATTGCCACGTTGGTAATCTGCAATATGAGTTCCCTTTTTACATTTGTTAATCTAATACAGGTATTCCCAAATTTTAGTTGTATGGGAAATGAATGCAGTTAATACTGCTTTTCTGCATTTTGAAGATCCATTTAAAGTCCTTCTTGAAATTGGCTGAGCTTGTTCAAATCCCTTGAACTATGTTTActtgagttgagaagaatgaggggggaaacCTACAAAATTCCAACAGAACTTGACAagataaatgcaagaaggatgttgccaatgaCCATGGATTCCAGAAGtgagggtcacagtttaagaaaaCCTGGTaggcctgagatgaggagaaatttcttcacccagagaggggtgaacctgtggaattttctgtcaTAGAAAAAGGGTTGAAGCCaaaccattgaatgttttcaagaaggagttagacatagttcttagagctaaaagGACAAAGGGTATATGTCAAAAGAAAGACCAGGCTACTGAGATGGATGAtcaaccatattgaatggtggatcaggctcaaTGGGTTACTCCCATTATTTTTTCTGTTTCTCCAAATTTCAAGCAGCTTTTTTGTGAGGACGATAACTAAAATGAACAGTACACTCCGCTACATAATTAATCAAGTAATGCATTAGATAAATTTATGCTGTAATCTAATTTGGGGTGCGGACGTTTAGAGtcctagagatatacagcacgaaaacagacccttcaatctaacgcgtccatgccaaccagattttctaactaaatttagtcccatttgccagtgtttggcccctatccctctaaatccttcctattcgtataccaatccagttgtcttttaaatgttgtaatcttaccagcctccatctcttcctctggcagctcattccatactcgcaccaccctctgcctttaaaaagttgcctgttaggtcccttttatgtctttctcttctcaccttaaacttatgccctctagttttggacaccctggagaaaagaccttgcctatttaccatatccatgcccctcactttTATGAAATGGTCATCAGAGCCCCTCAGACAACTAATTTTTCTGTGCATATTATAATGACTGCTTATTTGAAATAAGCATATATAAGTCGATCTCATAGTGTGATCAAATGTCAGCATTACAAGGCAGCCATTTCCAGAACTCTGCAGAGATGAGTATTAGGAAATAAAAACTTgtgattgatttttcttttatctaTTTATGGGATGTAATCTTCATGTGATCTATATTTGTTATCCATCACCTATTGACCTTGTGAAGATAATGATGAACTACAATTGTGAATTAaagtgtctgctttaatgcaaggaatgtccgggataagagtgacaaacttagagcatggatcagtacttggagctaaaatgttgtggccataacagagacgtgggtttcacagggacaggaatggttgcttgatgttccagggtttagaacatataaaaagaacagggagggtggaaaaagaggagagggtgtagcattgctaatcagaaagTGCATCAcaactacagaaacaaaggttgttgaggaaggtttgtctactgagccAGTATGAGTAGAAGTTAGGaccagcaagggaacagccaccacattgggggttttctacagaccatctaatagcagtagagatTGAAGATTgcataggcaggcagattctggaaaaatgcaaaagtagcagggttgttgttatgggtgatttaaactttcccaatatcgactggaaccttgtaagtgcagatggtttggatggagcaatttttgtcaggtgtgttcaggagggtttccttactcggtatgtagacagactgacgaggggagaggccattttggatttggtgctcagcaacgagccaggacaggtgtcagatctcgcggtgggagagcactttggtgaaagtgatcacaactgcctcacatttagcatggccttggagagtgaaaggagcagttaccgagggaagatatttaattggggaaaaggaaattatgatgctatcagacaggagttgggaagtacagactgggagcaattgttccacagggcacagcagacatgtggagactatttaaggagcgtttgttgcgagtgatgcacaaatttgttcctctgagacagtaaagaagaggtaagattaaggaaccttggatgatgagaacagaggaacttcttgtcaaaaggaagaaggcagcttacgtaaggtggaggaagcaaggatctagcacagctttagaggattacaggcttgcgtgaaaggagctcagaaatggattgaggagagccaggagggggcatgaaaaaggcttggcaagacgGATTAgagagaacccaaaggcgttttactcatgcgtgaggaataagagaatgttcagggagaaggtaggaccgatcagggatagcagagggaacttgtgtgtggagtctgagtagataaggaaagccctaaatgagttttttttgcttcggttttcaccaaggaaagggaacttgatgtaaatgaaaacttagaggagctgggatacagtcatgaccagatcaagattgatgaagttggtgtgctagaaattttggaaaacattaagattgataagtccccagggccagaccagatttatcctaggctgctccgggaagtttgaaaggaggttgctaagccgctggcgaggatatttacctcctcactctccgcgggagtcgtaccggaggattggaaggaggcgaatgttgttccattTTTCAAAAAGGTAATAGgggaatccctggcaattacagacaagtcagtcttacgtctgtggtcagcaaagctgtggaaagaattctgagggatagcattaatGACTATTTGGTAAagtatagtgtgattaaaggcagtcagcatggctttgtgaggggcaggttatgcctcacaaatcatattgagttctttgaggatgtgtcaagacaggtcgacggtagaacagtggatgtggagtatatggatttcagcaaggcatttgatagggttccccatggtaggctcattcataaagtcagcaagtatgggatacagggagatttggctatctggattcagaattggctggctgacagaaggcagagagtggttgtagatggaaaatattctgcctggaggacagtgttgagtggggtcccacagggctct comes from Chiloscyllium plagiosum isolate BGI_BamShark_2017 chromosome 7, ASM401019v2, whole genome shotgun sequence and encodes:
- the c7h2orf76 gene encoding UPF0538 protein C2orf76 homolog isoform X1 is translated as MDAEDLKQKHVTGEARRLNILKFLAQHMSPEKVTVTVRLVRSFEHRNFKSVVYHDVNVNQTVQEFLNVLQNDLSSKPGLPPPFKKYTYDTLKIIHQAHGAKTNDLVVSLDNDDQLILKEASTLKEAEVAHETELACFKREDYEKFKKNPVVLW
- the c7h2orf76 gene encoding UPF0538 protein C2orf76 homolog isoform X3 — its product is MSPEKVTVTVRLVRSFEHRNFKSVVYHDVNVNQTVQEFLNVLQNDLSSKPGLPPPFKKYTYDTLKIIHQAHGAKTNDLVVSLDNDDQLILKEASTLKEAEVAHETELACFKREDYEKFKKNPVVLW
- the c7h2orf76 gene encoding UPF0538 protein C2orf76 homolog isoform X2, translated to MLNILKFLAQHMSPEKVTVTVRLVRSFEHRNFKSVVYHDVNVNQTVQEFLNVLQNDLSSKPGLPPPFKKYTYDTLKIIHQAHGAKTNDLVVSLDNDDQLILKEASTLKEAEVAHETELACFKREDYEKFKKNPVVLW